The following proteins are encoded in a genomic region of Neurospora crassa OR74A linkage group VI, whole genome shotgun sequence:
- a CDS encoding metalloprotease 1, with protein sequence MIFSKAVLAAAAMMASSTVFARRCGTPGMTPDQVTSFNTLATKAMTKLTAVKANFQKAELQDVDEKVIKVYVHVLANGTKVEDGYLDESQIHEQISVLNADFSSAKLSFNLQNISYTIDNDWANGLEEYAFKSQLRRGDYSDLNLYFPLTLPDSLLGYSHFPVSLTGERQDATSPKDIFLLDGVVIRSDTLPFGNYAPYNLGRTATHETGHWFGLDHTFGAGGCEGKGDMIADTPFEASPAYGCPVGRDSCPDQEGLDPIHNFMDYSDDGCMEEFTPLQKAYMHSAFETYRQNVAGP encoded by the exons ATGATCTTCAGCAAGGCAGTTCTGGCCGCGGCGGCCATGATGGCTTCTTCAACCGTCTTCGCCAGGAGATGCGGAACACCAGGCATGACCCCCGACCAGGTGACCAGCTTTAACACGCTGGCCACCAAGGCCATGACCAAGCTCACTGCGGTTAAGGCAAACTTCCAAAAGGCGGAACTCCAAGATGTGGATGAGAAGGTGATCAAAGTCTATGTTCACGTCTTGGCGAATGGTACCAAGGTGGAAGATGGGTATCTTGAT GAATCCCAAATCCACGAGCAAATCTCGGTCCTCAACGCCGACTTCAGCTCCGCCAAACTTTCCTTCAACCTGCAAAACATTTCCTACACCATCGACAATGACTGGGCCAACGGCTTGGAAGAATATGCCTTCAAATCGCAACTGCGCAGAGGCGACTACTCGGACCTGAACCTCTACTTCCCCTTAACCCTCCCCGATTCCCTGCTCGGGTACTCGCACTTCCCCGTCTCCCTCACTGGAGAGCGGCAGGATGCCACCAGCCCCAAAGACATCTTCCTTCTCGATGGCGTCGTCATTCGCTCCGACACGTTGCCGTTTGGCAACTATGCCCCCTACAACTTGGGCAGGACGGCCACCCACGAAACCGGGCATTGGTTTGGTCTCGATCATACTTTTGGCGCGGGTGGGTGTGAGGGCAAAGGGGATATGATTGCGGATACTCCCTTTGAGGCGTCTCCGGCTTATGGGTGCCCGGTTGGAAGGGATAGTTGCCCGGATCAGGAGGGCTTGGATCCGATCCATAACTTTATGGATTATTCTGATGA tGGTTGTATGGAGGAGTTTACCCCGTTGCAAAAGGCTTATATGCACAGTGCCTTTGAGACTTATCGGCAGAATGTTGCTGGGCCTTAG
- a CDS encoding telomere silencing protein Zds1, variant — translation MMTSSRPQGDVGSSFASRRGHDRLSISDPSRHVTETIGTMYTIDDDDSGPEDGRRASRPLSFIATQGDHLERLASLAEEPSEENSGDELRLVRTTSDKTKSTLHDTTTGREGGDDGFMGGRTSKESSTLPVRKSSDTSSSSERPASPLSPARSIRELQADGSASQFPMTNIDDANDIAQELSNLQALRRLSMDVGNFNDPDLLPFSNMGLVQSGPPSGEDDEADPSRLLWVPARVHPELEPTAFKDFLENRVQAIKRRSSDSMLSIDLNRSDSTGGGGGLRRKKSMLSRQIKPTSEGIDYVDGAERLQRQRSLHGDGNPEPSLNELVDDPSKAVKKLALETHQEVDEGDIPILPAPSMGLRRSTKTTYRKSGSVRGNKPSFSKRAHGRQSSELEDDMPPVPAMDEASSQGLKRVQSEPALADLYSHPEKSLHTRQNSARDPSGSSKDITVRRSLEDTPNRALQHEPKSASPPAPAPAEVLPVKKTPPPIPPPTTAPPPVPAIVATPPAETNKQTLPDRSSTQKADEPSARVEKRPSIDATNSTAQANGKSQPKPSAPSVITQPPPASDEKKADKKAKEKEEVEAPTKSSGWKWFKSDEKDKKKREKEKEREKEEQARKAKSKGGDKSHDATRLDVLQNSIEGSSKGRESLVLDRDSIDKNEDKKKETKKEKEGFFGGLFGGKKKADKEPAKKKEQTLLTPEPPRRKLVPDVDYSWTRFPIIEERAIYRMAHIKLANPRRPLHSQVLLSNFMYSYLAKVQAMHPQLNVPTSPQQRRLEEERKRREAEQKAAQQRAMEQLALEQQMAAMSGQSDFNFEYHRAGNGYGEASGGGTQYVDDAQIYEYEQQRNESRARQEQQQENGKDGEAKDMW, via the exons ATGATG ACCTCATCCCGTCCCCAAGGCGATGTTGGCTCCAGTTTCGCCAGCCGACGCGGCCACGACCGACTGTCGATATCCGATCCTAGCCGCCACGTCACCGAGACCATAGGAACAATGTACaccatcgacgacgacgactccgGTCCCGAAGACGGCCGTCGGGCCAGCCGCCCCCTTAGCTTCATTGCGACCCAGGGAGATCACTTGGAGCGCCTCGCTAGTCTCGCCGAGGAGCCCTCCGAGGAGAACTCGGGGGATGAACTGCGCCTCGTCCGGACAACCTCAGACAAGACCAAGTCAACACTACACGACACCACCACTGGCCGAGAGGGGGGCGATGATGGGTTCATGGGTGGACGCACCTCGAAGGAGTCCAGCACCCTCCCGGTGAGGAAGTCAAGCGACACGAGCAGTTCGTCAGAAAGACCGGCCTCTCCGCTTTCGCCCGCGCGCTCGATACGGGAACTCCAGGCCGATGGGTCGGCATCCCAGTTCCCCATGACGAATATCGACGACGCCAACGACATTGCACAAGAGTTGAGTAATCTGCAGGCGCTGCGGCGGCTATCGATGGATGTTGGGAATTTCAACGACCCcgatcttcttcctttctcgaATATGGGCCTAGTCCAGTCTGGTCCACCATCGGGCGAAGATGACGAAGCAGACCCGTCCCGTTTGCTATGGGTACCTGCGAGAGTACACCCGGAACTCGAACCTACGGCGTTCAAAGACTTCCTGGAGAATCGCGTGCAGGCAATAAAGCGGCGGTCCAGTGACTCCATGTTGTCGATTGACCTGAACCGAAGTGACTCAacaggtggaggagggggcctGAGGAGAAAGAAGTCAATGCTCTCTCGCCAAATCAAGCCGACGAGTGAGGGTATTGACTACGTGGATGGCGCAGAAAGGCTGCAACGGCAACGCTCCCTACATGGCGATGGTAACCCAGAACCTAGCCTGAATGAGTTGGTAGATGATCCTTCGAAAGCAGTCAAGAAACTGGCGCTTGAGACTCACCAAGAGGTGGACGAGGGTGACATCCCGATACTTCCTGCTCCAAGTATGGGTCTAAGACGCTCCACAAAGACAACATACAGAAAAAGCGGCAGTGTACGCGGGAACAAACCGTCATTTTCGAAGAGGGCCCATGGAAGGCAGTCATCCGAGCTTGAAGATGATATGCCCCCTGTTCCGGCAATGGACGAGGCGTCAAGTCAAGGTCTGAAGAGGGTACAGTCCGAGCCGGCCCTGGCTGATCTCTACTCACATCCCGAGAAATCGCTGCACACACGGCAAAATTCTGCGCGCGATCCCTCGGGTTCGTCCAAAGATATAACCGTACGACGATCGTTAGAAGACACACCCAACAGAGCTCTTCAGCACGAACCAAAGTCGGCTAGCCCGCCTGCCCCGGCCCCAGCGGAAGTCCTCCCTGTCAAGAAGACTCCTCCGCCCATACCGCCACCCACAACCGCCCCGCCGCCGGTGCCTGCAATCGTTGCGACGCCGCCAGCAGAGACAAATAAGCAGACTCTGCCCGATAGATCCTCCACTCAAAAGGCGGACGAGCCGTCGGCTCGCGTCGAGAAACGTCCGTCGATTGACGCAACCAATTCGACAGCGCAAGCTAATGGCAAGAGTCAGCCTAAGCCTTCTGCGCCGAGCGTAATTACGCAACCCCCGCCGGCATCGGATGAGAAGAAAGCGGACAAGAAggcgaaagagaaggaagaggttgaAGCCCCCACCAAATCGTCCGGATGGAAATGGTTCAAGAGTGatgagaaggacaagaagaagcgcgagaaggaaaaggagcgCGAGAAAGAGGAGCAAGCTCGGAAAGCGAAGAGCAAGGGCGGAGACAAGAGCCATGATGCGACCCGGTTGGACGTTCTACAAAACTCGATTGAAGGCTCTTCCAAAGGCCGGGAGAGCCTGGTGCTGGATCGGGATAGTATCGACAAGaacgaggacaagaagaaggagaccaagaaggaaaaggaaggctTCTTTGGTGGTCTTTTCGGAGGCAAAAAGAAGGCTGACAAGGAGcctgccaagaagaaggagcaaaCCCTACTTACTCCAGAACCTCCTCGCCGAAAACTTGTTCCCGATGTCGACTACTCTTGGACTCGCTTCCCGATTATTGAAGAGCGAGCCATTTACCGGATGGCTCACATCAAGCTTGCGAACCCCCGCCGACCCTTACACAGTCAAGTCCTGCTCAGCAACTTTATGTACTCTTATCTCGCAAAGGTCCAGGCCATGCATCCCCAGCTCAACGTGCCCACCTCACCGCAGCAAAGGCGGTTGGAGGAAGAGCGCAAGCGCCGTGAAGCCGAACAGAAGGCGGCGCAGCAGCGAGCAATGGAGCAACTCGCCCTTGAACAACAAATGGCGGCGATGTCTGGCCAAAGCGATTTCAACTTTGAGTACCATCGC GCTGGAAATGGGTATGGCGAGGCATCGGGCGGCGGCACTCAGTACGTTGATGACGCTCAGATCTATGAATACGAGCAACAACGGAACGAATCTCGCGCCCGccaggaacaacaacaagaaaatGGCAAAGATGGCGAGGCAAAGGACATGTGGTAG
- a CDS encoding Ser/Thr protein phosphatase, with protein sequence MASQPRNTYNAPGFLPNGAAPHQGPVPGATPLLPNQGRILETGPTRVLCIADVRGNLRSLNELAKAARANYIIHTGDFGFYDETSLERIAEKTLKHVAQYSPLISETTKKAIAQAASGPVKSRFPASELPLSELPLLISGELKLDVPVYTVWGACEDVRVLEKFRSGEYKVPNLFVIDESRSKLLEIGGVKLRLLGLGGAVVMHKLFDNGEGRTTIAGGQGTMWTTLLQMGELVDTANRVYDPTETRIFITHASPAREGILNQLSVTLKADFSISAGLHFRYGSSYNEFSVNPTLDHYRGKLAASKASFNDVWETVRSEVEPAIQQNDVQQTLLKNALSVVEKMPTTAAGGNPFGGAAAGQSAAALGQVDESAFKNMWNFNLADAAFGWLVLEIHDGRIGTEMRAQGFNFSHRGAKQPVYAAQGAVPPSTGGANPVPTGPAAASTPVQPAAQPAPAVPAVPVVPKQPPAQTAKPAAPSPAPTQPKAATPQPAAASPASRESEKPASAPTNGASNNPEPTPSPAPKSAAESIIGLFVMQPPNDDAIPGLFAEEDRSKIVKVDKWGQNNRVVFFKTVEDRDGALDRLPQEYKSRGTGSDDRSKPLIKVFNPPSSRPFNTRGGAGTWASSRGGREGTQSGYRSAGGGTASDSEGAGRRGGRGGSRGGRGGERGGRGSRRGGLKGDGSPATTSATPADS encoded by the exons ATGGCATCT CAACCTCGTAATACATACAACGCCCCCGGGTTTCTGCCCAATGGTGCCGCTCCTCATCAGGGCCCAGTACCCGGCGCTACACCTCTCCTCCCGAACCAAGGCCGCATCTTGGAAACTGGTCCCACCAGAGTTCTCTGCATTGCAGATGTTCGAG GTAACCTTCGGTCCTTGAACGAGCTCGCCAAGGCCGCCCGCGCCAACTATATCATTCACACTGGTGACTTTGGTTTCTACGACGAGACATCTCTCGAGCGTATTGCGGAGAA GACATTGAAACATGTTGCCCAATATTCGCCCCTGATTTCCGAGACCACCAAGAAGGCCATTGCGCAAGCCGCTTCCGGCCCCGTCAAGAGCCGCTTCCCCGCTAGCGAGCTTCCTCTTTCCGAGCTGCCTCTCCTCATTTCGGGCGAACTGAAGCTGGATGTTCCCGTGTACACGGTTTGGGGCGCCTGTGAAGATGTCCGGGTGCTTGAGAAGTTCAGGTCAGGAGAGTACAAGGTACCCAACCTGTTTGTGATCGACGAGTCTCGGTCGAAGCTCCTCGAAATCGGCGGTGTCAAGCTTCGTCTTCTTGGTTTGGGCGGTGCCGTCGTTATGCACAAGCTTTTCGACAACGGCGAAGGACGGACTACGATCGCTGGTGGACAAGGTACTATGTGGACGACACTTCTCCAGATGGGCGAGCTTGTCGACACTGCCAATCGCGTCTACGACCCTACCGAAACACGCATCTTCATCACCCACGCTTCGCCCGCTCGTGAGGGCATCCTCAACCAGCTTTCGGTAACTCTCAAGGCGGATTTCTCCATATCGGCTGGTCTTCATTTCCGTTACGGAAGCTCGTACAACGAGTTCAGCGTCAACCCGACGTTGGATCACTACCGTGGAAAGCTGGCCGCTAGTAAGGCATCTTTCAACGATGTGTGGGAAACCGTCCGCAGTGAGGTTGAGCCCGCGATCCAGCAGAACGACGTCCAACAGACCTTGCTCAAGAACGCACTCAGTGTTGTTGAGAAGATGCCTACGACCGCTGCTGGTGGAAACCCTTTTGGTGGTGCAGCTGCGGGCCAGTCGGCCGCCGCGCTCGGCCAAGTCGACGAGAGTGCCTTTAAGAACATGTGGAACTTCAACCTTGCTGATGCCGCGTTTGGATGGCTGGTGCTGGAAATTCATGACGGAAGGATTGGAACCGAAATGAGAGCTCAGGGGTTTAACTTCTCCCATCGCGGGGCTAAGCAGCCCGTGTATGCGGCCCAGGGTGCCGTCCCGCCCTCGACCGGAGGGGCTAACCCCGTTCCTACTGGCCCCGCTGCCGCTTCTACACCTGTTCAACCCGCAGCGCAGCCCGCGCCTGCGGTACCTGCGGTCCCTGTTGTTCCCAAGCAGCCCCCCGCGCAAACTGCTAAGCCCGCTGCCCCGTCGCCGGCTCCGACACAACCCAAGGCGGCTACACCACAGCCTGCTGCCGCCTCGCCCGCATCAAGAGAGTCTGAGAAGCCGGCATCCGCTCCCACGAACGGGGCTTCCAATAATCCGGAGCCTACCCCTTCTCCGGCGCCCAAGAGCGCTGCAGAAAGTATCATTGGCCTCTTTGTCATGCAACCACCGAACGATGACGCCATTCCTGGCCTGTTCGCGGAGGAGGACAGGTCCAAGATCGTCAAGGTTGATAAGTGGGGCCAGAACAACAGAGTAGTATTTTTCAAGACGGTCGAGGATCGTGACGGTGCCTTGGATCGCTTGCCTCAGGAATACAAGTCTCGTGGCACTGGCTCGGACGACCGCTCGAAGCCGCTCATCAAGGTCTTcaaccctccctcctcaagaCCGTTCAACACCCGTGGCGGCGCCGGTACGTGGGCCAGCAGCAGAGGTGGTCGGGAAGGTACCCAGAGCGGATACCGCAGCGCTGGTGGCGGAACTGCTAGCGATAGCGAAGGCGCTGGTCGTCGTGGAGGTCGCGGAGGTTCCAGAGgcggtcgtggtggtgagcGCGGCGGACGTGGCTCGCGTCGTGGGGGCTTGAAGGGTGACGGAAGCCCGGCTACGACTTCTGCTACCCCGGCTGACTCTTAG
- a CDS encoding Ser/Thr protein phosphatase, variant, translating to MHKLFDNGEGRTTIAGGQGTMWTTLLQMGELVDTANRVYDPTETRIFITHASPAREGILNQLSVTLKADFSISAGLHFRYGSSYNEFSVNPTLDHYRGKLAASKASFNDVWETVRSEVEPAIQQNDVQQTLLKNALSVVEKMPTTAAGGNPFGGAAAGQSAAALGQVDESAFKNMWNFNLADAAFGWLVLEIHDGRIGTEMRAQGFNFSHRGAKQPVYAAQGAVPPSTGGANPVPTGPAAASTPVQPAAQPAPAVPAVPVVPKQPPAQTAKPAAPSPAPTQPKAATPQPAAASPASRESEKPASAPTNGASNNPEPTPSPAPKSAAESIIGLFVMQPPNDDAIPGLFAEEDRSKIVKVDKWGQNNRVVFFKTVEDRDGALDRLPQEYKSRGTGSDDRSKPLIKVFNPPSSRPFNTRGGAGTWASSRGGREGTQSGYRSAGGGTASDSEGAGRRGGRGGSRGGRGGERGGRGSRRGGLKGDGSPATTSATPADS from the coding sequence ATGCACAAGCTTTTCGACAACGGCGAAGGACGGACTACGATCGCTGGTGGACAAGGTACTATGTGGACGACACTTCTCCAGATGGGCGAGCTTGTCGACACTGCCAATCGCGTCTACGACCCTACCGAAACACGCATCTTCATCACCCACGCTTCGCCCGCTCGTGAGGGCATCCTCAACCAGCTTTCGGTAACTCTCAAGGCGGATTTCTCCATATCGGCTGGTCTTCATTTCCGTTACGGAAGCTCGTACAACGAGTTCAGCGTCAACCCGACGTTGGATCACTACCGTGGAAAGCTGGCCGCTAGTAAGGCATCTTTCAACGATGTGTGGGAAACCGTCCGCAGTGAGGTTGAGCCCGCGATCCAGCAGAACGACGTCCAACAGACCTTGCTCAAGAACGCACTCAGTGTTGTTGAGAAGATGCCTACGACCGCTGCTGGTGGAAACCCTTTTGGTGGTGCAGCTGCGGGCCAGTCGGCCGCCGCGCTCGGCCAAGTCGACGAGAGTGCCTTTAAGAACATGTGGAACTTCAACCTTGCTGATGCCGCGTTTGGATGGCTGGTGCTGGAAATTCATGACGGAAGGATTGGAACCGAAATGAGAGCTCAGGGGTTTAACTTCTCCCATCGCGGGGCTAAGCAGCCCGTGTATGCGGCCCAGGGTGCCGTCCCGCCCTCGACCGGAGGGGCTAACCCCGTTCCTACTGGCCCCGCTGCCGCTTCTACACCTGTTCAACCCGCAGCGCAGCCCGCGCCTGCGGTACCTGCGGTCCCTGTTGTTCCCAAGCAGCCCCCCGCGCAAACTGCTAAGCCCGCTGCCCCGTCGCCGGCTCCGACACAACCCAAGGCGGCTACACCACAGCCTGCTGCCGCCTCGCCCGCATCAAGAGAGTCTGAGAAGCCGGCATCCGCTCCCACGAACGGGGCTTCCAATAATCCGGAGCCTACCCCTTCTCCGGCGCCCAAGAGCGCTGCAGAAAGTATCATTGGCCTCTTTGTCATGCAACCACCGAACGATGACGCCATTCCTGGCCTGTTCGCGGAGGAGGACAGGTCCAAGATCGTCAAGGTTGATAAGTGGGGCCAGAACAACAGAGTAGTATTTTTCAAGACGGTCGAGGATCGTGACGGTGCCTTGGATCGCTTGCCTCAGGAATACAAGTCTCGTGGCACTGGCTCGGACGACCGCTCGAAGCCGCTCATCAAGGTCTTcaaccctccctcctcaagaCCGTTCAACACCCGTGGCGGCGCCGGTACGTGGGCCAGCAGCAGAGGTGGTCGGGAAGGTACCCAGAGCGGATACCGCAGCGCTGGTGGCGGAACTGCTAGCGATAGCGAAGGCGCTGGTCGTCGTGGAGGTCGCGGAGGTTCCAGAGgcggtcgtggtggtgagcGCGGCGGACGTGGCTCGCGTCGTGGGGGCTTGAAGGGTGACGGAAGCCCGGCTACGACTTCTGCTACCCCGGCTGACTCTTAG
- a CDS encoding ubiquinone biosynthesis methyltransferase coq5, whose translation MVARPALRRAIPSSRTLLHAESRILRSSFSTTLQSQQKPNNNNNSVPEYAIPDPARPTHFGFETVTEAEKRERVAGVFTSVAESYDRMNDLMSFGWHRVWKDHFVASLNPGFSPLTSSSDPRAPQHILDIAGGTGDIAFRMLHTAHILNGNPDVRVTISDINPAMLSVGKQRSASLPASQQAALSFLEANAEDLTQTKPLGANQVGYSPTTGVPDESVDLYTVAFGIRNFSNIPAALREAYRVLKPGGVFACLEFSKADKHPLFNTIYKQWSFSAIPLIGQLVAGDRDSYQYLVESIERFPSQEDFRDMIVDAGFVVGGQGYEDLTGGVAAIHKGMKPRRK comes from the exons ATGGTTGCCCGTCCGGCCCTCCGAAGGGCGATTCCCTCGTCGCGAACGCTCTTACACGCCGAATCCCGGATATTACGGTCGTCCTTCTCGACAACGCTCCAGTCGCAACAAAagcccaacaacaacaacaactcagTACCCGAATATGCCATTCCCGATCCTGCGCGTCCTACCCACTTCGGCTTCGAGACCGTcaccgaggccgagaagagaGAGCGCGTTGCTGGTGTTTTCACCAGCGTTGCCGAGTCGTATGATCGCATGAATGATCTCATGTCTTTTGGCTGGCATCGCGTATGGAA GGACCACTTCGTCGCCTCCCTCAACCCGGGATTCTCCCCCctcacttcctcctccgacCCCCGCGCCCCTCAACACATCCTCGACATAGCCGGCGGCACCGGCGACATCGCCTTCCGGATGCTGCACACGGCGCACATCCTCAACGGCAACCCCGACGTGCGCGTGACCATCTCCGACATCAACCCCGCCATGCTCTCGGTCGGCAAACAGCGCTCCGCTTCCCTGCCCGCCAGCCAACAAGCcgccctctccttcctcgaaGCCAACGCCGAAGACTTGACCCAGACCAAACCCCTGGGCGCCAACCAGGTCGGCTACTCCCCCACCACGGGCGTCCCCGATGAGTCGGTCGACTTGTACACGGTCGCCTTCGGCATCAGGAACTTTAGCAACATCCCCGCCGCCTTGCGCGAGGCTTACCGCGTGCTCAAGCCCGGTGGTGTCTTTGCTTGTTTGGAGTTTAGCAAGGCGGATAAGCACCCGCTGTTCAACACCATTTACAAGCAGTGGAGCTTTAGCGCGATCCCGCTCATTGGACAGCTGGTCGCGGGGGATAGGGATAGTTATCAGTATCTGGTGGAATCGATCGAAAGGTTCCCGAGCCAGGAGGACTTTAGGGATATGATTGTTGATGCGGGTTTCGTGGTTGGTGGACAGGGGTATGAGGATCTGACGGGTGGTGTGGCGGCGATTCACAAGGGGATGAAGCCTAGGCGGAAgtaa
- a CDS encoding 2-oxoisovalerate dehydrogenase alpha subunit, whose amino-acid sequence MKRICRSSQRSPSLLRPLTPVTHQPRLVPIAIQPSTTTTSKTVASRRHASSLSQRPDASHVMFPGAVKSAFCNTMTFEEPSKYDALPTYRAVDQHGQVVDPSFKPDLSDKEVIKLYHDMLTVSIMDLIMFDAQRQGRLSFYMVSAGEEAVCVGSASALSPEDVVFCQYREQGVFKQRGFQLSDFMNQLFANHKDSGKGRNMPVHYGSKELNIHTISSPLATQLPQAAGAAYALKIQRMQNPTVPPRVVAAYFGEGAASEGDFHAALNIAATRGCPAVFICRNNGYAISTPTLEQYRGDGIASRGLGYGIETIRVDGNDFWAVREVTKRARELALQDGGKPVLIEAMTYRVSHHSTSDDSFAYRAKVEVEDWKRRDNPIGRLRKWMEAKGIWDENMEREARDSIRRDILKAFSQAEKEKKPAIRTMFEDVYEEMTPEIKAQMKELKEHLEQYPEEYDLGDFEGGKDSLAR is encoded by the exons ATGAAGAGGATCTGTCGTTCCAGTCAACGGTCGCCGTCCCTTTTGCGGCCTCTTACACCGGTTACCCATCAGCCTCGTCTCGTGCCGATTGCCATTCAAccctcgacgacaacaacatcaaagACAGTCGCCAGCCGTCGCCATGCCAGCTCGCTCTCCCAGAGACCAGATGCTAGCCATGTCATGTTTCCGGGAGCCGTCAAATCTGCTTTCTGCAACACCATGACCTTTGAGGAACCCTCAAAATACGATGCTCTACCAACCTACCGGGCCGTCGACCAACACGGCCAAGTGGTCGACCCTTCGTTCAAGCCCGACTTGAGCGATAAGGAAGTGATCAAGCTCTACCACGACATGCTGACGGTTTCCATCATGGACCTGATCATGTTCGATGCGCAACGCCAAGGCCGCCTCAGCTTTTATATGGTATCAGCGGGCGAAGAGGCCGTTTGCGTGGGGAGTGCCTCGGCGCTTTCTCCGGAGGACGTGGTGTTCTGCCAATACCGCGAGCAGGGTGTATTCAAGCAGCGCGGGTTTCAGTTGAGTGACTTTATGAACCAGCTGTTTGCTAACCACAAGGATTCGGGCAAGGGGAGGAACATGCCGGTGCATTACGGGAGCAAAGAGTTGAATATT CATACAATCTCCTCGCCATTAGCTACCCAGCTTCCCCAGGCTGCCGGAGCTGCGTATGCTCTCAAGATCCAAAGGATGCAAAATCCCACAGTGCCCCCGAGGGTAGTAGCCGCCTATTTCGGCGAAGGCGCCGCAAGCGAAGGTGATTTCCACGCCGCGCTCAACATTGCCGCTACCCGTGGCTGCCCAGCGGTCTTCATCTGCCGCAACAACGGTTACGCCATCTCGACCCCAACTCTGGAGCAGTACCGCGGCGACGGCATCGCCAGCCGCGGCCTCGGCTACGGCATCGAGACCATCAGGGTAGACGGCAACGACTTCTGGGCCGTGCGGGAGGTGACCAAGCGGGCGCGCGAGCTAGCCCTACAAGACGGCGGCAAGCCGGTCCTGATCGAGGCCATGACTTACCGCGTCAGCCACCACAGCACGTCGGACGATTCGTTTGCGTACCGTGccaaggtggaggtggaggactggaagaggagggacaACCCGATCGGAAGGCTGCGCAAGTGGATGGAGGCCAAGGGTATCTGGGATGAGAAcatggagagggaggcgcGCGATAGCATCAGAAGAGACATCCTCAAGGCGTTCTCCCaggcggagaaggagaagaagcctgCTATCAGGACCATGTTTGAGGATGTGTATGAGGAGATGACGCCGGAGATCAAGGCGCAGATGAAGGAGTTGAAGGAACATCTGGAGCAGTACCCGGAGGAGTATGACCTTGGGGATTTTGAGGGCGGGAAGGACAgcctagctaggtag
- a CDS encoding methylase — protein MSQNIYDSIGFFESYSKYPRMEKGLAGASEWPLLETMLPSSLVSKTVLDLGCGDGWFSRWALDRGAKAVCAMDVSQNMLSRARALSPPDRYPAITFRQVDMDTLEGQDGGLDPEANDVAFSGLALHYLVNLEAALRQVFRSLRPGGLFVFSVEHPIFTAPQRPGFQKSGAVQDWPLSSYFAEGEREVDWLGAPVRKQHRTISRSVGSSALRARLVC, from the coding sequence ATGAGCCAAAACATCTACGACTCCATCGGCTTCTTCGAGTCCTACAGCAAGTATCCGCGCATGGAGAAGGGACTCGCCGGCGCATCGGAATGGCCCCTCCTGGAGACCATGCTGCCATCCAGTCTTGTGTCCAAGACCGTCCTCGACCTTGGGTGCGGTGACGGCTGGTTTTCCCGCTGGGCTCTCGACCGAGGGGCGAAAGCCGTATGCGCCATGGACGTGTCCCAGAACATGCTCAGCCGGGCCCGGGCTCTCAGTCCACCGGACCGATACCCGGCCATAACCTTCCGCCAAGTTGACATGGACACATTGGAGGGCCAGGACGGGGGACTGGATCCCGAAGCGAATGACGTTGCTTTCAGCGGCCTCGCCCTGCACTACCTCGTTAACCTCGAGGCGGCTCTCCGACAGGTCTTTAGGTCCCTTCGGCCGGGCGGCTTGTTCGTCTTTTCCGTCGAACACCCCATCTTCACGGCTCCTCAACGGCCGGGGTTCCAAAAGTCTGGTGCTGTCCAGGACTGGCCTTTGAGTAGTTACTTTGCCGAGGGAGAGCGAGAGGTCGACTGGCTGGGTGCGCCGGTGAGGAAGCAGCATCGAACCATTTCTAGGTCAGTAGGTAGCTCCGCGCTCCGAGCGAGGCTTGTGTGCTAA